The Pukyongia salina genome segment GATTTTGGCCTGCGTTTAATGAAGGGCCTGCCGATGTTATTTTTTGGAGGAGAGAACAGTTATACCTTTATGCATTACGATATCGATCTTGCCAATATCTTTCATTTTCATTTCCACGGTAAGAAGCAGGTAATTTTGTTCGATCAGGACCAGAATGATTATCTCTACAAGATCCCGCACTCTCTTATCACAAGGGAGGATATAAATTTTGCCGATCCCGACTTGGAAAAGTGGCCGGCTTTAAAAATGGCCAAAGGGTTTATTGGTAATTTAGAACATGGGAACGTGTTGTATATGCCTGAAGGCTATTGGCATTATATGCGCTATATCACACCGGGATTCTCAATGAGTTTAAGGGCAATTGCCAGAAACCCGAAGAATCTTGGGAAAGCCATTTATAATGTACTTGTAATGAGACATTACGATAATTTTATGCGCCGAATGAAAGGGCAGGCGTGGATCGATGGGAAGAATGCCAAAGCGATCGAACGTACGCATAGGAAATTGGGGATCGAGGTATAATCTTCGGAGGCTGTGTGGTAATACCCTATTTAGGCCAAGATGATTTCTTAACGCTTTTTTGAGTATCACTTTTTGATGAACCTAATTGTATGCGTAAGGTCTTCTATGAATAATTTGATGAAATAGGTGCCACTATCGAGCTTGCCGACTTCAATGCCACTATTAGTTGATTTCCCTGAAGTAACCATTCTTCCATTCACATCATAGATCTCGTAATTAAACTCTACATTAATGGACCTGATCATGAGAATATGCTCCACTGGATTAGGATAAACTTTAATATCTTCAAGGTGGGTATCTCCTGCACTTAGCCACGGCGTAGTAGAATAATGAGGTCCGAACCCATTAAAAGAGACCAGTTCTAGTTTAGTGTTAGACAGGAATTGAATAGGATAGGGTTGAAAGTCCGGTAATTCAAGCCAGGAGAAGAAATCATTATCAAGATCTGTATGCGACTGATACTGACACTGATTGAATGTTCGTTGAAACTGGATAACTTCTAGTGTGTTCTCAACAGGGTCGAACTCAAAAATGCCACTACAGGTGTTGCACGCACCGGTTCCTTGAAAACTCAGATCACTTTGTATAACAAGAAGTGGATTAAAAGGAGGTTGTACGCTAATAGGCGTAAATCCTACCAGGTCCCCTTCAGACCCGATATAGTACCAACTATTAAAAAGTTCGGAAGGTGGGTCCTGTGCATACACACCAAAACTAAGTAAACAAAAAAGTAATATAAAACGTATACTTTTCATAGTCAAGCAATTATATCTTAAAGTTACATTTATTTTTGAATTGCAACAACCTGATAACACTATACTTCCAGTGGTATAGGGTTTCAACAAAATTAGGATTCTAGTTCTCTCAATTTGTCCCAGATCAAGTTGGTCTCCCATCCCCGGTATAGCAGGTAGTCTGAAAATTTTTTCTTTTTTTTCTGAAGATTGGTCTCGGGGTCTAATTGCGTCCATCTTTTTTCCGACAATTCATGAAAAGCGACATAATATTCGGATTCCGGGATCTCCTTCAAGGCAAGTTTAATGTTGTATTGCGAGATATCGCGTGCTTTTAACTCACGAACGATTCTTTGCTTACCCCATTTCTTTATTCGGAATTTCCCTCTTGCGAAGGTTGTGGAATACCTTGTTTCGTTGAGGTAGTTATGCGTGATCAAATGGTGAATTATAAGATCTATAGCCTCCGGGATCATCCTCATTTCATTTAATTTCTGCTGAACTTCCTTATGGCAGCGTTCGCGGTAGGCGCAATAGCGTTCCATTCTTGCTTTTGCTTCGTCTATGGTGTAGGTTCTATAAGATCTCATTTGCACAAATATAGTTACAAATGCGAGTCATTTCTACATATTCAACTACTATGGGAAAGTGGATAATTGTTAGCAGGGAGATAAGTTATAGAATTTGGTCAGGGCGCAGGAACTCTTGTAAAATAAAAAACCCTCCTGAAGTAATTTCAGAAGGGTTTTTTGGGTTATTTGATCTGATTACCATCTTTATCTAAAAAATGATATTCGAGGTACGTGTAAGCATCTCTTGGTTGAATGTTCACCCATTTTTTGTGCTTCATGAACCATTTGGTTCGCACAGATGGAAAACCTTTTGTTAAAAAGGCTGCTATAAAAGGATGCGTGTTCAACGTGATCTTTTTATAGTCTTTTTTAAATAATCGCTCCAGTTCTTCAGTAATTTTTTGAACCACGAGTATTGGCGCTTCAATTTCACCGTTATCACCCGTATTTGGGTTCTCTTCGGCGGTCTTGATATTCATTTCCGGCCTAACTCGTTGGCGGGTTATTTGTATTAACCCAAATTTACTGGGGGGTAGGATCTTGTGTTTTGCTCTATCGTCCTTCATTTCATCTCGAAGGTGATTGAAGAGTTTTTTACGGTTTGTAGCGTTTCCCATATCAATGAAATCCACTACAATAATTCCTCCCATATCCCTTAAGCGTAATTGTCTTGCGACTTCGGAGGCGGCAATTAAATTTACTTCCAGCGCTGTTTCTTCCTGGTTCTTGGACTTATTACTACGGTTACCACTATTTACGTCTATTACGTGCATGGCTTCCGTATGTTCAATTACCAGATAGGCGCCTTTACTGCCTGATACTGTTTTCCCGAAAGAAGTCTTTATTTGTCTTTCGATCCCGAATTTTTCAAAGATTGGAACCTTGGAGTCATAAAGTTTAACAATATTTTCCTGCTTAGGTGCAATTTCCTGCACATAATCTTTTATTTGCAAGTAAAGCGTTTCATCATCAATATGTATGGCCGAGAATGAATCGTTAAAGATGTCTCGTAATATCGATGCGCCACGATCTAGCTCACTGAGCACCTTACTAGGGTGGTGCGCCCTTTGTAGCTTTTTACACATCGCCATCCAGCGATCTGTGAGATTTTGTAAATCTCTGTCCAGTTCTGCTACTTTTCTGCCCTCTGCTACGGTTCGTATAATAACGCCAAAACCTTTGGGTCTAATACTCTTGATGAGTCTTATCAACCTGTCCTTTTCTTCTTTGGATTCTATTTTTTGAGAAACAGAAACTCTATCGGAAAACGGAACCAATACGATATATCTCCCGGCTATGGAAAGCTCGGAGCTAATACGCGGTCCCTTGGTGGAAATGGGTTCTTTTACAATTTGTACCAGAATAGATTGATTGGATTTGAGGGCATTGTTAATACCTCCATTCTTATCAATCTCTTTTTCAAATGGGAAATCTTTTAAAGAATACTCTTTAAGTTTACCTGTGCTTACACGTTTTACAAATTTCAGCAAAGAGAGGACTTTAGGCCCCAGGTCGTGATAATGTAAAAAGGCATCTTTTTCATACCCTACATTAACGAACGCGGCATTGAGTCCGGGAACAGTTTTACGAATTTTTGCAAGATAAATATCTCCCACAGCGAATTTCGTATCTTCTTCCTCTTTGTGTAATTCGATTAGTTTTCCATCTTTTAAAAGGGCAAAATCAACTTCTTGTGAACTGGATCTAATAAATAATTCGTAGCTCACTTGTAATTAATTTTTATCCATCACACCTTTTATGGTGTGACAAATGGATTAAACAATAATTTATCACAGGTTTTTAACCCGTCGAAACAGATCGAATTCGAATTAAATTCGATACAATTTCATTTTCAAAGAACGTTTTCAATATTATTCTAAACGAAAAAAGTAGCGCGAAACTACTTTTTCTTGTGGCGGTTAGCGCGTCTGCGCTTCTTACGCTTATGCGTAGCAACCTTATGTCTTTTTCTTTTTTTACCGCTCGGCATATATGAAATTCTTTAAAGCATGCCCGTTTAGGACTTACTGGTTATTATTATTTTACTTCAACATTCGATTTAACTCCTTCTACAAAGATTTTCGCAGGTTTGAAGGCAGGAATGTTGTGCGCAGGGATTTTAATTGTTGTGTTCTTAGAGATGTTTCTACCTGTCTTTTCGGCTCTTTTCTTAATAATAAAGCTTCCAAAGCCTCTTAGGTATACATTGTCTCCACTTTCCAATGAATTTTTTACTTCTTCCATAAAGGTCTCAACAGTAGCTTGAACATCACCTTTTTCCATTCCTAATTTTTCTGAAATTTTAGCTACGATATCTGCTTTCGTCATTCTTTTATTTTTTAATTATACTAAGTTTGGTTTCTAATTTTAGAGGTGGCAAATATAACAATTTTAAAATCAATAATTCAAATGGTAAACAGTTAAAATATAAATAGATAACTGCTACTTTTGTTAAATGCCCAAAATTACAACTTCTTTTTCCAATAGCCTCATATTCTGGTATTTACAGAATAAACGTGATCTTCCATGGCGAAATGAAATCCAACCATACCGCATATGGCTGTCTGAAATTATCCTTCAGCAAACACGTGTAGCTCAAGGGCTTCCGTATTATTCGAGGTTTATAAAGGCATTTCCTACAATCTTCGACCTCGCAAATGCCACCGAAGAACAAGTTTTAAAATTATGGCAGGGACTAGGGTACTATTCACGCGCAAGAAACCTCCATATTACAGCCAAGGAAATTGCGTTTCAGCGTGATGGGAAATTTCCGGAAACGTATAAAGATCTTCTTACATTAAAGGGAGTAGGTGATTACACGGCCAGTGCGATCGCCTCTATTTGTTTTAACGAACCTACCGCTGTGGTAGATGGGAACGTTTATCGGGTCCTTTCAAGGATTTTCGGTATTGAAACCGCCATTAACAGCGGCAAAGGGATTAAAGAATTTAAATTGCTGGCCCAGGAATTGATCGATAGGGATCGCCCGGGAACATTTAATCAGGCCATCATGGAATTCGGGGCACGTTTCTGTGTTCCTCAAAACCCTAAGTGTACCGAATGTATCTTTGCCAACCAATGTGAGGCCTTACGGCAACGAAAGGTTAACATGCTGCCGGTAAAAATTAGGAAACAAAAAATCAAAGAGCGACATTTCAATTACCTGGTGATGATTTCGGAAGAAGAACAAGCCACTTTACTGAAGCAAAGGAAAGATAAAGGGATCTGGCAAAATCTGTATGAGTTTCCATTGATCGAAACTGCT includes the following:
- a CDS encoding cupin-like domain-containing protein, encoding MELTQIDRVATITREDFLKNYFKPQKPVIIERFIEDWPAYHKWNLDYMAEVAGEKEVPLYDDRPVDYKDGFNEPHARMKMRDYIALLKREPTKYRIFLWNILKEIPQLQEDYKWPDFGLRLMKGLPMLFFGGENSYTFMHYDIDLANIFHFHFHGKKQVILFDQDQNDYLYKIPHSLITREDINFADPDLEKWPALKMAKGFIGNLEHGNVLYMPEGYWHYMRYITPGFSMSLRAIARNPKNLGKAIYNVLVMRHYDNFMRRMKGQAWIDGKNAKAIERTHRKLGIEV
- a CDS encoding T9SS type A sorting domain-containing protein: MKSIRFILLFCLLSFGVYAQDPPSELFNSWYYIGSEGDLVGFTPISVQPPFNPLLVIQSDLSFQGTGACNTCSGIFEFDPVENTLEVIQFQRTFNQCQYQSHTDLDNDFFSWLELPDFQPYPIQFLSNTKLELVSFNGFGPHYSTTPWLSAGDTHLEDIKVYPNPVEHILMIRSINVEFNYEIYDVNGRMVTSGKSTNSGIEVGKLDSGTYFIKLFIEDLTHTIRFIKK
- a CDS encoding regulatory protein RecX, yielding MRSYRTYTIDEAKARMERYCAYRERCHKEVQQKLNEMRMIPEAIDLIIHHLITHNYLNETRYSTTFARGKFRIKKWGKQRIVRELKARDISQYNIKLALKEIPESEYYVAFHELSEKRWTQLDPETNLQKKKKKFSDYLLYRGWETNLIWDKLRELES
- a CDS encoding Rne/Rng family ribonuclease, which gives rise to MSYELFIRSSSQEVDFALLKDGKLIELHKEEEDTKFAVGDIYLAKIRKTVPGLNAAFVNVGYEKDAFLHYHDLGPKVLSLLKFVKRVSTGKLKEYSLKDFPFEKEIDKNGGINNALKSNQSILVQIVKEPISTKGPRISSELSIAGRYIVLVPFSDRVSVSQKIESKEEKDRLIRLIKSIRPKGFGVIIRTVAEGRKVAELDRDLQNLTDRWMAMCKKLQRAHHPSKVLSELDRGASILRDIFNDSFSAIHIDDETLYLQIKDYVQEIAPKQENIVKLYDSKVPIFEKFGIERQIKTSFGKTVSGSKGAYLVIEHTEAMHVIDVNSGNRSNKSKNQEETALEVNLIAASEVARQLRLRDMGGIIVVDFIDMGNATNRKKLFNHLRDEMKDDRAKHKILPPSKFGLIQITRQRVRPEMNIKTAEENPNTGDNGEIEAPILVVQKITEELERLFKKDYKKITLNTHPFIAAFLTKGFPSVRTKWFMKHKKWVNIQPRDAYTYLEYHFLDKDGNQIK
- a CDS encoding HU family DNA-binding protein, giving the protein MTKADIVAKISEKLGMEKGDVQATVETFMEEVKNSLESGDNVYLRGFGSFIIKKRAEKTGRNISKNTTIKIPAHNIPAFKPAKIFVEGVKSNVEVK
- the mutY gene encoding A/G-specific adenine glycosylase, encoding MPKITTSFSNSLIFWYLQNKRDLPWRNEIQPYRIWLSEIILQQTRVAQGLPYYSRFIKAFPTIFDLANATEEQVLKLWQGLGYYSRARNLHITAKEIAFQRDGKFPETYKDLLTLKGVGDYTASAIASICFNEPTAVVDGNVYRVLSRIFGIETAINSGKGIKEFKLLAQELIDRDRPGTFNQAIMEFGARFCVPQNPKCTECIFANQCEALRQRKVNMLPVKIRKQKIKERHFNYLVMISEEEQATLLKQRKDKGIWQNLYEFPLIETASEVSWNEINDSEAFKNFSEVNKIEEVILYNEKPVIHKLSHQHLYTKFWVIKSSAQIEKPVPISELRKYPVPVLIENFISEFSPFQN